A region from the Acyrthosiphon pisum isolate AL4f chromosome A1, pea_aphid_22Mar2018_4r6ur, whole genome shotgun sequence genome encodes:
- the LOC100570059 gene encoding elongation of very long chain fatty acids protein 4, with protein sequence MKTHTNIFQQFYNELKSDSTIDSWPLVNSPWPICIILALYLTFVLKLGPKLMKNREPMNIKYLILFYNLMQTMFNSYIFAYQFIKPEIFNYIWNHACHPDNTKSNIVHELHIASWYFAISKIIDLFDTVSKKLIIKL encoded by the exons ATGAAAACACATACTAATATTTTCCAACAATTTTACAATGAGTTAAAGTCAG acaGTACGATTGACTCGTGGCCACTTGTTAATTCACCATGGccaatatgcattattttagCACTGTACTTGACATTTGTACTCAAACTCGGTCCAAAACTTATGAAAAACCGAGAACCAATGAACATAAAGTACCTAATCCTATTCTACAACTTAATGCAGACTATGTTCAATAGTTACATTTTTGCTTAC cAATTCATTAAAccagaaatttttaattacatatggAACCATGCATGTCATCCTGATAATACCAAAAGTAACATTGTACATGag CTACATATTGCTTCGTGGTATTTTGCCATATCAAAAATCATAGACTTATTCGACACAGTAagtaaaaaactaattattaaattataa